The genomic region TAAGGAATGCTGTCTCCAGGGTGCAAAAACTAATGGGtacctcattcaatttgttttgtaATTCAAAGTCTCCTATTCTTCCCGTCAATATAATCAGAGGATATTATTCTGTCTGCAATGCCCAGAATTATGAATGTGGTTTTCTGTATGTGATGGAGATTTCAGTTATCACTTTATTGTCAATATATGTTCTGGTTTAATTCACAGACTTGTTCTGGGAACTGTTTCAAATGCTCTTTGAAAACTGATAAAGTATCTTTTAACATACGGGGATTTGGTCTCTTTCATTTAGGGTTTACCACCATAATGCTAGGGTTTGGACTCCCAAAGATGTAGTAACATCCTAAACAACCACCTACACTTTTATACCAAATGTCGGAGTTTTCACCTTTATTGTAGATCAATAGACTGGGATGAAAGAAACTTAAGATTATGTTCAGTGAAAAACATCAACATTATTTGCAAAGTCTATCTAGCAACAAATAGAAGTGAACAGAGCAGAATGCATACACAAGATTACACAAGATTCGGAGATTTACTTGGAAGATCCTTATGGGAGAAATCTCACCATCAAAAGACTTTCATAGTTGTATTATTCAAAATCAAAGATCCAATAGAACAAGATTTATTAACAGATCTCAGTTTGCAACATACATCTTCTGCAATCACTTTAATGTTTCATATCAACAATGTTCAATCCAATGCTAGCCAATTCAGTTTGCACAACCATCCAACTTTGGTGCTTTCACACGAGATGATGCATATAGACATGAACAAAAGAACTCAAACCATTTAACTGTGCAATTAACACATGGAATACCTATAGTCATACAACTATATTCCAACCATACGATGAAAGCATACAACACATATCACCAAACATGATAATTCCAAAACCTTCCAACTTTGGTGCTTTCACACAAGATGATACATATAGACATGAACAAAAGAACTCAAACCATCTAACTGTGCAATTAACACATGGAATACCAAGAGTCATACAACTATATTCCAAccatatgatgaaagcatacaatACTTCACCAAACATGATAATTCCGCATGGATAATCACTTTGTACATCATTTTGCTATCTTGAATTAATAGCTAAACCCTTAACACTTTTGGTGGGTTCTTGTTTTCTGGTACAGCTACCACTACCAGCTCCATCCTTGTGGTAGTATATACAAGCATAACATTACTTATGATTGCCTGTGGTAACTTGTGTCTTCTTTTAAAACATTATCTTGCTCTCAGATTGTGCCACATGAACTTGAGCTCTATCACAAGTGCTTGTGCATTACCATTCATGCTTCTAGCAAACATGGTCTTACTGCATTGTCCTGTAGATTTGTCTTGGAAAATAACCCTCTTTATTGAGTCCCTTAGATCTTGCCATGAGCTAAGTATTCTCTGGAAAGAATATTACAATGATACTTTAGGTGTAATCTCCATCAAAGTTGCTCAACTTCCTGTCTCCCTTATTTTTCCTAtttctttttttaatattaaatatttcttttaaatGCTGTTTACTACCCAGGGATTGTTGTCTGTCTCCATGATTTTTAAATTTTAAGGAATGCCATCGATGTCCATGGGCATTTCTGGGTTGGCACTGTTTTTGGGATGTACATTGTCTGGTGTGAGATATTGGGGATGGCTTGAGGATTATTCTAGGTGTCCCACATCCCCAAAACATTACAAGATTGGGAATGGCCAGAGAATGCCTCAGTACACATCCCCGTGTCCCCGATAATCTTTGAAAATTATAATATATGGTAAAAGAATACAATTTATCATTAGCAATAAACAAATtatgaaattaattaatattaatacattagTTTTAACAatacattaaaaaatataatttttataatgggAGTGTTGGTATTTGGGAGCTCCTGTTGTGCTCCTTAGTGGCCAAGGGACATTTGATTCCCTCATATTTTCCaataacaaaaattaaatatacaatattataaaataatgaatataaataagttaataaagatataattataatatataagttatattaaaatatttttttaatgtgcAATTTTCTTTTTTCGTTTTTAAATTAAGAGTCAGACTCAATGAAGAGGATGGTGTAAAGGTGGAGGAGCGGCTGTGTAAGACACAGTATGGGAGCCAAAGATGAGTGCTGCATAGTCAAAGAAGTGGAATTCCTGTCATTATTTGTTTTTATTTCCTTATCTATTTTTACTTGGCCCACTTCCCATGAAATAGTTTGTGGATTCATTAACTTTCAAACATTTGTGAAAAGAAAATCTACAGAGCTTAACTGCAATTTtttaaaaatggaaaaagaaaatttACAGAGCTTAACTGTGATTGAAAAAGTAGGTTTTTTGTAGGGATGTGGTTCCTCAACTGTATTGGGTAGACAGTAAGAGAACGACCGTGGAACGCAAGACCATTCTAGGGATGACCCTTTCTGTTGTTGGCACCCATCGGGACGGAAGGGGGAGATCTCACCCCTTCCTGCCTTCCTCAGGATGTCCTTGTTCCTTGTGTAGGTTAAAAGAATCCTATCCCCAGGGAACACTGGTTGAACGGGATCAGCTTGCGAATGTTATTCATGCAACCATGCACAAACCCTAGAAAAAGTCTATGATAACAGATTTCTTGATCATATCTTGGATGATATCAGATCCTGACATATACACGCTTGTTTGGTACATACCGTCTATATTGCGGGAATTGGTTTTGACATAAGAAACATAACAAAGTCATGATTAATCTGAATTAAATTTACAATTGAATTCACTTGAGTATTGGCTACATGTGATTCTCTGCATTTGCATAttgattttctcttcttttgcCAGACACTATTGGTGTATTGTTCTTGGAATTTACTATTAGAGATGTAAGGTTTCTACAGACCATGAAATATCAGAAAACAAGCTTTTGGAGGAAATTGGGGTAAGAAATTTTTAATCACAATCAATCCATTTCTTGCCAAGCAGCTTTTTTGTTGACATGCATTCTTGCAACCTTCTCCACTATCAGAATTTGAGGAACTTTTTAAAAAATTTGTGAGTGCTTCTAATTGTTTTGGATTATACTCCCCTCAATCCATTGTTAAGACGAGAATAAGTGTACAGATTGTGGACGAGAGGTCCTTATATGGATAACTCTGGTGAAGTATTAGCTGTTATCTTAAAATTAATCAGTTTTAACCACTatctatataaataataataaatttaaacgAAATAGTTGTATCATTAGTATTATCTATTATTTAGAATAAAAACTTGTTAATTCCAATCAGGTGCCATTTGCTCTTAGGAAATGATTTTTAGAACAAATTGATAATCGGTAATTGTTCTCCATGAATGGTTGAGTTTTAAACTGTGTGCATGGTTGCTAATCTCAACAGCTTCTCTTACATGCCTTTTGACATAATGGTCCCGTCTTTTCAATACAAATATCTGCATATCTGCAAACTTGCTAACCTGATCACACTTGATATCCACATTACATACAAACAAAACAATCAGTTTCACCAATGTATGTCAACTCACATGAACAGTCAATTTTGATAAACCTCATATTTTGATGTTGGTTCTACATGGTCCTTGGAAGATAATTAACTACTTCAACTATGTATGAGGGAAAAAGGTTGATTAAATATTCTCTTTCTAAAGTCTTCGATATTTTGTTGGAGTTTCATTCTGCAGAGAAGAAAAGTTCTCTTGATCTTTGACAATTCATTCACAATCCGTTTGTTTGCACGATTTCTTCAGATTTGCTTGGAAGTCCCTTCTTTATGAGAATCCCTGCTTTTGAGTGTGTGGGTTGATGAAACATGCAATTAGAGACTCATCAGATTTTCTTGTGACAAGGACATTAAGAATAGTCAAATATCCTTAAATTTTTTTTAACTCCTTCCTGAATTGATTACTGTCAGAAATATATTTGGATGTGGGCATGGAAGTCTAATTTTTCCTTACCATATTGCCAACTCAAATTGATATCATCCACTTCTTTCTTCTACAAGTTGGGTTTCAACAATTTGGACTAGAGGATTTCCTCATCTGCATTTCTGTTTTCAGGTTTTTTGCGTAGTATTTCTCCAACATCATCTGGTATATGTGCTTTTCTCTTAATGTGTTTGATGCTAATTCTACAAATCAATTTCTATTCCACCAATAAGTGGGTTGACAATGTCTTAGATGGATGTCAGTGTGAGTGAGTCTGAGTCTAGTTGATCGTTTTGAAATGATTTGTGATTCAAATCAAACTTTTTTTTCAAACCATCTAACAGTCTCAGGAAACAGGTGATTTCATGGACGATGGGCAATAATAAGCTAATGCACTCAAAATTTCACTTAATAGACAGGTCATCTTAGAAAGCTGTGTTTCAGCAGTAGTGCCATTACATGTTTGGTTCCTGCTTCTTTCAAATGATAAATTATTGGATCCCTTGGTTTTTGATGTGCACCATTTACCTATGTTCCACAGAGTTTTTGGTTTTCAACAATTTGGACTGAGGATTTCCTCATCTGCATTTCTGAAATGATAAATTTTTGCAAATCAACTATTGGATCCCTTGGTTTTTGATGTGCACCATTAACCTATGTTCCACAGAGTTTCGgggacggggacggcaggggacaGCTGTTgaaaaaatagggggtttttataAATATAGAAAAAATTCATCATATGCATATCATAACAATGGTAAATcattcatcatagacattaatACATTGCATTAGACTTGAATCGAGATTTCACAAGAGAATTGACAATCATTTTACCAAAATTCAAATGCTTTTATCAATCATTGCCAACAAACATGTCATAAACATCCATAACTATGAGATGACATAAACTGTAAATAGAAAAGTTAAAACATTAAAGTCCATAATCAGCTGTCTATCATAATGTCAAGACTCAagataaactaagaaaatatatggcTGTCTATAATCAGCACATGGTAGGTCTAAAACTAAGAGTCTAAATCAAGATCAGAGCTAGTCTCTCTGTCTGAGTCACTATCAAATGAGGAGCTGCCTCCTCAACCAATGGAACCCCAAGCAATCTTGGAGGTGTCTCATCCTCCTAGCATCTTTAGGATTGACATCCTAACGTAAGGCTGGAGTCTAACAATACTTAGAGTCTGGCGATCTTGTAGCCGCAATGCATTGTGAACAGCCACTAACTTCTCTGATTGTCTAGAGGTAAGGTGGTTCTTCTTGACTgattggatgaagctatatgtggaCCAGTTCCTCTCCACAGCAGAGGAACTAGACCAATTCCTCTTTCACCTGCTATTCACTCCTTAACCAgctgcttcttctcttcttgttgCTCTTTTCCTATTTTGCAAATGTCAAAATGagtgtctttttcttccttttgtttgttttatgcattagattagggtttgttatattttaatatttatttggggtCATGGTGGGGCCAGCCAAACCTCTGTTATAAATTAAAAatgtgttttttatttattttggacatAAAAATTCTGGGCCATAGGGGACGGCCAGCTGTCCTGGGGACCTAGGCGTCCCCTGCCTGCCGCCCCCTGCCGTCCCCTACTGCCCAACAGCCGTCCCCGAAATGTCCCGTGTTTTTGCCAAAAAGGGGACGCTTAGGAAATGACAAATACCCATCCCTGCATCCCCGTTTCGTCCCTGGTACGAGTACGAGGGAAAAAGGGCAGGGGATGCGTCCCCGTGGAACATAGCCATTAACTCATTTAATCAGGGCTAATGTCATATTCCATTAAATACAAATGGATCTTAACTTTCCAGTTATCATAATTATGATCACCTAGTTTTTCGATTGGTGATTTGGGAGATTTGTACACACTGTATTTtcagaagaagaaaggaaagataAAAAATACCTGTCTACCTTTCTTGTAAATAAAATGACTGTAAAGCTAAGAATGAGCAGTGTCCAGCTGTTCAGAATTACTAGAATTTCTGTCTGTAGGGTAAGAGTCTACAAGTGTTCTGGGTGTTTTGCAACTCTAAGAAATATTTATAGAGGTGTTATATAATATGCACAAATGCTTCAGTTTCTTATTGGATGCCTAGAACATTCTCTCAACTTGAATTCGGACTGAAAAATGCCACCAATTTCACTGATATTACTTACAGCAAACTGCTTTCATGATTGTATTAAATAATAGATATGTTTCTGCTGGCAAATCTATTCTCCAGGTGATGAATTCAGCTAGTGGTAGTGTTCAGATCTATGTTTTCCCCCAACATACAATGTAAACTTATGAACAGTTAACTAATATTATAACAGTTAATTAATATATAGAACAGTTAATTAAAATATTAACACACTTGCATGCTGAAAATGAAAAGGTTAACTATGAACCTAACAAATAAATAGATGATACGAACCAGTAAATTCTTAGGGAATCTTTTGTGACGCTGAACAGTAGAATGACCCCCAattattatatttcatatatataataTTGTTTTCAAATCTTTGGGGCTTGAACTTTATAACTTGTCATTAGTGGtggaaaaaaatcatcaaaaatctgCAGTTTGAAATTCTGTATGAGAAGTGAGCCATTGTATTTTTTTCTCTCCTCTAACTGGCTTTTTTAACTCAGGTGCTTTAGATACTGTTTAACTAATTCTTGTAGCGACTACACTCAGTTCTTGACTCTTATTCAAGGAAGTCAGATTATCTGTACACCTAGTACTAGATTTCATGCCATCTAAACACCATGCCACCCTACAATAGTCTATCATTATCATCTTGCTGGTTAAAATAAATAATTTCAGCTCAGCTAGACTGATGATCTGGTTTTTTTATGCACTAAGAGGTGCATTTTACAAGCCTTAACTACTTGGGTTTTTGGGTTACGTGGTGCATGGGGAGCTCATTGACGATTGACAATTTTATTGATATGTAACTCTTacgaataaaaaataaataaagagacaAATTGACTGTTAAAATAATTTCTTTTCAAGGAAATAACATATTTAGAAGTTTAATTCATAACATCATCTACATTTTCTTCcattatactaatttatttattattcattacATATAATTTTACAAGCATAGAGAAACACATATCTTAGCACGGATCGTGATTTAGGGGAATTGAAAAGACTTGAGGTGGATCCCCCCACAACAAATTGAAGAAAGTTGGGACCAGAAACTTAAAGTCTTTGGATAAACTGTTGGCCCACATTAGATCAATGTAAGCTTGTAGGGTCAATTAGTCGATGTGATCATAAACATTGTTGATAGGAGACTGTCAAGATGTGATTAGAGGGCATGATAACTATTTTGTCTGGTCAATTCTGTCTCACAATTAGATTCTGCAGAAATCATCTGTTTGCAGAGACTTTTATGATGATTGTAATTAGCTGGTTTTGCTGCCTTTCTTCAGATTGCTTATTAACATGTGGTTTCACTGGCAGGTTATTGACAAAGTTCAAGAAGAAACGATTAGACGTATAGGTAGCACCTTGTGCTCATGTCTGACATAAGTTTATTTACTTTTCACTGTTTGATTGCAGctgtttgatatttaattaatatcaggCTTGAGATATTAATTTAATATTGGTCCATGTGCAGATAGAAAACCTGTTATTGCTAATcggggaagaggaagaggaagaaatgaGGAAGGTGGTGGTCGAGGACCAACAAAAACTGGAGGTCGAGGAGCCCCAGAAGAAGGGGGAGGTAGGGGTGGACGTGCTAGAGGAGGTGGAAGGGGAGGAACTGGAAGAGGTAACAATCAGTAGAAGTGATTTGCTCCTCGCTATTTTATTGGTTTTGTCATGGTTTTAAATGTATAATAATTTTTACTTTGCTTTCAGGGGGTGCCCGTGGCCGTACGTGACACTTTTTTTTATCAGTGTGAAAGCAACTTTGAACAATGTTCTTTGATTCAATTTGCTGGATGTGTTGATCTTTTTTAAGAAATTTGTACAATTACGTTCTATGGTCTTGCTAACCTGGCTCCTTGTTTTGCATGGCTAAGTATTTTGGATGCCATAAGCTAGTGATGAGTTTTTCTAGACTTAATTGTGTTGGTGCTTTCTGTAGGCATTATTAGAACTCAGGGAATTTCTGCGAGATATGTATATCACATGTAAATACCTATTGAAGATTTTAAGACTTGGTTAAGTATGTCTTGATTAATTCGATAAGAGACGAGTATTGATTAAATCAATGAGAGATGAGTACAACTTGTCTGTTTTGATATCAATGAATTTTGTTGTCAATGGGTAGGGTTCCTTTTTTAAGCAGTTATTACTATTTGATTGTTTTAAAGTAGGAAACTAAATGACCTGTTTGTTTCTCTTGATATAGACATTCAAGGGTATCACCGATTCTGAACACAATTTTATACTTAAGGGTTTGAATGAATAAATTTTAGTCAGTGAGAAACATGTGACATGAATGTTGGTGTAATCCAAATAGGCCCATCATTACATCTTTAGTTCTTTAGGGCATGTCGTTGAATTTGTTCTCCTATTATGGGTTGCCAAGCATTGGTTGATTCTGTAAGCATATTGTacttaaatttatatataaaatttctAGCTCTTCTTTGATGGTACTGTTTAATATGTTTTTTTCCCATTATATGGTATCAGAAGAATAATTACTCTCATTGTAACTCTTTATATTTACAGATTTTCAAATTTATAAAATGAGACTAGTTGTGAGATGAATTGCCTTTGACCATTGCTTGAACCGTCATACGTAGGTACTATCAAAATTTTGTTTCGAGATTGTTTAGTTTTCAAAAGAGATTACCAATCGTTGTTCGATTGTCTTGGTTTAAGATTGAATTAACAGCGGTTTCAAGACTAATAAGAAGGATGAAGTTGTGGTTAGGCCtgttttgtatttttaaaattgaATCTCAAACTAACGAGGCATGAGTTGTTACTTCACCTTTACGATAGGTTACATTATCACGTGTAGTTCTTATTATGTAGCCATAGTTCCAGAAAGATTAGGATAAGCTACACATTGATTTGAGTAGAATTGATTTTGTGATTGGTCATTATCAAGTAAAAGTTCCAAGCTCACACTGGTTTTATTTGTGAATTACATGTAAGTGCACAATTGTGCTTTCTTATCACTCATTATTCATATTGGAAGAGGGTTTCTTGTATATACACTCTCAACAAGGAACACACAGTATTTTATTGATGACACGGAAACAAAAGAAGAGAGTAACCTTGTCTAACGGAACTCTATAAGAAAAATACATATACAATTCACCGTTAATACAAATTGGTGCCGAAGCATTCCTGAACAAAACAAAAATGTATCACCAAAACCTAAGGCTTTCATAACTAAGGTTATAAACAACTATTGGATCTTATCACAAGCTTTTTCAAAATCTGTAAGGCCATAAACATATTTTGATTGGAAAGCTTAGCTCAATTTATACCTTTTGTGCTATATAAGAGATTATTCAAACTATAATCACTACATAAAATGTGATAATTTTGAGTAAAATATACTGAATGTTCATAGCTATggcatttacaatttaaaaaaaataactactaagcaaaataataggtatgATTTATTGAAGCCTCATAGCT from Cryptomeria japonica chromosome 3, Sugi_1.0, whole genome shotgun sequence harbors:
- the LOC131051128 gene encoding sm-like protein LSM4 isoform X2; translation: MLPLSLLKTAQGHPMLVELKNGETYNGHLVNCDTWMNIHLREVICTSKDGDRFWRMPECYIRGNTIKYLRVPDEVIDKVQEETIRRIDRKPVIANRGRGRGRNEEGGGRGPTKTGGRGAPEEGGGRGGRARGGGRGGTGRGGARGRT